The following DNA comes from Anopheles arabiensis isolate DONGOLA chromosome 3, AaraD3, whole genome shotgun sequence.
GGCACGTGCTTCACATTGTGCTGCCGTCGCGCATTGCTCATCGCAGGAAATTAATTCTCACGCACGAAGACGAACACACGCAAACATCATTTCATACAAAATTAATCCTTTCGGCTAGTTCACACTGTTTTGCCAACAGACCAATCGGGTTATGAAATCAGATCGGCCGAGGAGCGATTTTGCACCGGGGCCACTGGGTGGAACTATCACCTTGCGCGTCTGTCGATTAGTTGTATTGCCGTCTAATCCTTGCCACGTGGTCGAGTGGAAAATAGACGCAGGCGTCGAAGGTGGCCCCTCCAGCGCCGAGAGCCCATTATGTCACGTGCCCGATGTTACCGTGTGTGCGTACAACCCTTGCGGCTTTGCGTTTTTGGGATGCGATATCAGCCCTGCTTGTGGTTCGTAGTTCGCTTATTCGCCATAAAAACCCTAATTTGGTAGCTTTTAGCATATGGCACAGCAAGGGGGAGAGATGTTGTAATGCAAAGGGTGTTGTAGCGCTGCCTCGGTGGCCACCGGCGATGAAATGATTCAGGGCACAACACTGGCGCGGCTGTCGGTAGCTGATCTGCCTCAACGCAGTGTAAGTCACGTTCGTTCAGTTTGGCATTCGAGCAGCATCCAATGAGCGGTGTGGTATCGAACATCGTTTGTATCTAGTTAATCCTTTCCGGCTCATAAATCAACtccggtgtgtatgtgctgcGTATGCTCCGTTGCTGGAGGTGGGTTTGGGATCTACGCGGGAGTCATTTTTCTCACAAAACCGACGAAAAAAGAGGAACTGTACTGATGTAACCTTTGCGGGACTTAGTAACTGAAGCTTCCCGAGCACACATGTGACATAAACGTGAGGCTCGCTATCAAGGCACAGCATTTGATGTATCTTTATGGATTAGCTCGGCGTGTAGCCTTGAATTCGATTGCATTATTTTGCCATCAATCGAACACGAAATACTGTTCCTACACTTGTATGTGCTTGtgaatttgttttcttctacatGTACATTCGTTAGGTTTCATGCTGGAAGTCGAAATAAACCTGAGCAGTCTTGTTGCTGTGCTTCCTCAACAATCCCTGGTTGCCGTTCGCGTTGTTATGCTGGCTCtctatgttttatgttttgtgctTTCTCTTTATCGCTCCTTTCGCATTCTCTGTTCGTTGAGAGAGCGTTTTACTCTCGAGCAACTGCTCGACTGCTCGAACGATTCATTGGTGGCCGCTCTGCATCTATTTATGTTTTGACGAAagatgaagaaagaaagaacacTGTTGTGCCTACGGCGAGAACGAgagaaaacataaatgaaCTTTTTCCCCTCTGCAGGAATTGCATAGTGAGATGAGATGATAGAGCAGCATCTCACTCGGGTGAGAAGAGCTACGTTCGGGTTGCATTCGCAATGTGCGGATGAATTTGAGTGACCAAATCGAGCAGAAACGAACAACTCGACATGATGCTCATTgccatttattttttgcttcgaGGAATTGTTTACCAGCGCTAACGAAAACATTTTGCACTCAATTGGTCGAACAACCTTTTCCCGTGGAACCAAGGGTCGAGGAAGGTTGAAAATACCTATATGAAGCGTAAATGTTCattagaaaatggaaaataagtCTTATTCTACTTATACCAAACTTTAAATCTTATATTGAAATAcataaaatagtttttaaattggcatttcatgtttttttcatcCACTTCTTCAATTCCACATCATCTCAGGTTTGCAGTTCGATCTGATGTAGCTCTTTCATTTCATATTTGCACCTCATATGGTAAGCTACCAAACATGCAAGTAGTCTGGTAAAATTATGATACAAACTGTGTATGATTCGTTCTGTTTCGACCAGTGCCTCTCACATTCATTTGAATTCTTCAAACAAACCCGAACGCACTTCGATCGCAATCCGTTCTCACTGGATGAGATGCTGTTCCTTCTCCGCCACACATTGCAAACTGCTCTACATCGAAACGCGAAGAGAGCACGCGAACACGCACACCGCCGTGGGAGcgaaagcgagagagcgaaCGAGTCGAaaacagagatagagagacagCATAACAACTCGAACGGTGAAGTGGCGATGCTTGGGCCACACCGAAACGCATCTCAAGTTTATTTCGAGTTCGAACGCGAAGCCTAACGGACGTGCATTGCAAGCCGCGCACTGTTAGGGCACAACACTGTAGAGTAACCGGGAACAGAGCAATTGCAACCATACGGGACAAAGTGTGGAAAAAGCGCACAGGActtgtaagtgtgtgtgcgttgtgtcGTGTAGAGAAATTAGGCAACTATCGTGTTTCGTTGAACgggaaaagtttaaaaaacgTGACGTTAAATTCCGTGCAAAGTGCGTACGCGCAAGAAAGAGGGTTTGAAAACAGCGCAGAGTGTGCAGTGAAGAGAGCAGAGTGAAGAGAAGCATAACGAAGCAAAATCATAAAGTGTAGCTCAGGCCGCTCTTCTCCCGCggtgaagtgaagtgaagcGGATTGGAAAACGAGTTTTTCCACCCTTCTAAGCATCGTGAAAAaataggcaaaaaaaaaaagaaaaccagtGCACCCGGTTTAGTGCTCtccgtgctggtgctggtgatgCACATGTGAATATATATCTGTGTATGTCCACTAGAGCAGCCTCGAATGGACTTGGGGCACAGCAGCAAGGGAAAAAAAAGGACGTGATTTAAAGCGAGAGCGAGCGATTCGTGGACTTGGGCCAACTAAAGTCCAACCAACCATTTCCAACAACCATCGTTTCGTCGTGTTTTGGGGGTGAATGTTGATGAGAGGCaccaacaaccaaacaaaaaatccgcCCAACATCGCTCTGGCAGTGTGAATTCAGTGTGTTCTGTGAGCCTAAAGCAATCAGCGCAGTAGAAGAGTGTGAAAAATCGTGCTGAGGTGGTGAAAGTGTTGCGGAAAACGAGCAAATCAATACCGCAGGAAGTTCTAATCCGCGTCTTccggtgtgggtgtgtgtgtttgtgcgtacaTGTGTATCGTGCTCATGTGTTCATAGCGCAATGAAAATGTTCCGATCCTGATATCAGTGAAAAACCGCCAGAATATTTATCTCCCAacctgtgcgtgcgtgtgtgtgtgtgtggggaaaaTTGCGATGAGTTGGTGAGGGGCGAAAGCAAGATTGCTGGCAGGTGCTGGAATGTGCGCTCACTGCCACGGTGGTGATGGTCGTCAACACGCCCAGCCGTTGTGCCGTTGCGTTCCGTATTGGTTCCGTTTGTGTTATCGGGTGAAGCCTGCGGCCGTGCCAGGTCCGTGAGGCGTGTGTGCTATCCCTAGCACGGGATAATTGTGGTAAAGCGAAAGATAAccacgagtgtgtgtgcgtgtgagtgtgtggtttTGAAGAAAGAGCGTTTGAGAGGAGAAGAAATACACAGATCAACAAAGATGCAGCAACGAAGCAGTAGAGCCGGCGTGTCCGTCTCAACGATGGAGCTGCTGCTCCGGCTAGCGGTGCTGGTGTGCAccgtcacgctggccgccaGCTCCCAGTGCACGTGGGAGTACGAAAAGTCCAGCGTCGTCTGCCGGCTACGGACACTGGAGCGTACCGGGCTGGACCTGCAAGGGGCCGAGGGCACGTCCCGGCTGGACATTGCGTGCAGCGAGCTGATCCTGTTCGAGAGCCAGCTGCCGCGGAACAGCTTTAGCCGGCTGGCCGCGCTCGGCGAGCTGCGGCTCGAGTCGTgcaagctgctgcagctgcccgAGGGTGCCTTCGAGGGGCTGCTCGCCCTGAAGAAGCTGAGCGTCAACACGCGCAACTACGAGTGGGGCCCGGGCAAGGTGCTGGAGCTGCAGGCCGGCTCCATGCGCGGCCTGAAGGAGCTGCAATCGCTCGACCTCAGCGACAACAATATCCGCGCCCTGCCCGATGGCTTTCTGTGCCCGCTGACCGGGCTGAAGGTGCTGAATCTCACCAACAACCGCTTCCGGTCGGCGGAAGCGCTCGGGCTGGCCGAGAAGAGCTGCCCGGGCGGGTCGGAGCTGCAGGCGCTCAACCTCGCCTACAACGAGCTGCGGTCCGTGCCGACCGGCTGGGGCGTCTCGAAGCTGCGCCGCCTGCAGCACCTCAACCTCGAGTTCAACAACATCTCCGAGGTGCACGGCGACGCGCTGGCCGGGCTCGGGTCGCTCCGCACGCTCAACCTGAGCTACAACCATCTGGAGACGCTGCCGGGCGGTCTGTTCGCCGGGTCGCGCGATCTGCGCGAGATCCACCTGCAGGGCAACCAGATCTACGAGCTGCCCCGCGGGCTGTTCCACCGGCTCGAGCAGCTGCTCGTGCTGGACCTGTCGCGCAACCAGCTGTCGTCGCACCACGTCGACAACGGCACGTTCTCGGGCCTGATCCGGCTGGTCGTGCTCAACCTGGCCCACAACGCGCTGACCCGCATCGACGCCCGCACCTTTGCCGAGCTGTACTTCCTGCAGATACTGGATCTGCGCAACAACTCGATCGGCTACATCGAGGACAACGCGTTCCTGCCGGTGTACAATCTGCACACGCTCAACCTGGCGGAGAACCGGCTGCACACGCTCGACGACCGGCTGTTCAACGGGCTGTTCGTGCTGTCGAAGCTAACGCTCAACAACAACCTCATCAGCATCGTCGAGCCGAACGTGTTCCGCAACTGTTCCGACCTGAAGGAGCTCGACCTCAGCTCGAACCAGCTGACCGAGGTGCCGTACGCGATCCGCGACCTGTCGATGCTGCGGGCGCTCGATCTCGGCGAGAACCAAATAGCACGCATCGAGAATGGCACGTTCGCGAACCTGAACCAGCTGACCGGGCTGCGGCTGATCGACAACCAGATTGAGAACGTCACGGTCGGCATGTTTGCCGATCTGCCCCGGCTCTCGGTGCTCAATCTGGCGAAAAACCGGGTGCAGAACATTGAGCGCGGCTCGTTCGACCGCAACCTGGACATCGAGGCGATCCGGCTGGACGGCAACTTCCTGACCGACATTAACGGCATCTTTGCGACGCTCGCCTCGCTGCTGTGGCTCAACCTGGCCGAGAACCATCTGGTGTGGTTCGACTACGCGTTCATCCCGAGCAACCTGAAGTGGCTGGACATTCACGGCAATTACATCGAGTCGCTCGGCAACTACTACAAGCTGCAGGAGGAGATCAAGGTGAAGACGCTCGATGCGAGCCACAACCGGCTGACGGACCTGGGCCCCATGAACGTCCCGAACAGCGTCGAGCTGCTGTTCGTCAACGACAACCACATTGGCACGATTCACGCAAACACTTTCATCGACAAGGTGAACCTGGCGCGGGTCGACCTGTACGCGAACGCGCTGAAGAAGCTGCAGCTGCACCAGCTGCGTGTTGCTCCGGCTCCTCCGACGACCGAACGGCCGCTGCCCGAGTTCTACCTCGGCGGCAATCCCTTCGAGTGCGACTGTTCGATGGAGTGGATGCAGCGCGTGAACAATCTCACCACGCGGCAGCACCCCAAGATTATGGATCTGCCGAACGTGGAGTGCATTATGCCGCACGCGCGGGGATCCCCCATCCGCCCGATCGTGTCGCTCCAGCCGAAAGACTTCCTGTGCCGGTACGAGACGCACTGTTTCGCGCTGTGCCACTGCTGTGACTTTGACGCTTGCGACTGCGAGATGACGTGCCCGTCGAACTGCACCT
Coding sequences within:
- the LOC120901465 gene encoding toll-like receptor 7, with the translated sequence MQQRSSRAGVSVSTMELLLRLAVLVCTVTLAASSQCTWEYEKSSVVCRLRTLERTGLDLQGAEGTSRLDIACSELILFESQLPRNSFSRLAALGELRLESCKLLQLPEGAFEGLLALKKLSVNTRNYEWGPGKVLELQAGSMRGLKELQSLDLSDNNIRALPDGFLCPLTGLKVLNLTNNRFRSAEALGLAEKSCPGGSELQALNLAYNELRSVPTGWGVSKLRRLQHLNLEFNNISEVHGDALAGLGSLRTLNLSYNHLETLPGGLFAGSRDLREIHLQGNQIYELPRGLFHRLEQLLVLDLSRNQLSSHHVDNGTFSGLIRLVVLNLAHNALTRIDARTFAELYFLQILDLRNNSIGYIEDNAFLPVYNLHTLNLAENRLHTLDDRLFNGLFVLSKLTLNNNLISIVEPNVFRNCSDLKELDLSSNQLTEVPYAIRDLSMLRALDLGENQIARIENGTFANLNQLTGLRLIDNQIENVTVGMFADLPRLSVLNLAKNRVQNIERGSFDRNLDIEAIRLDGNFLTDINGIFATLASLLWLNLAENHLVWFDYAFIPSNLKWLDIHGNYIESLGNYYKLQEEIKVKTLDASHNRLTDLGPMNVPNSVELLFVNDNHIGTIHANTFIDKVNLARVDLYANALKKLQLHQLRVAPAPPTTERPLPEFYLGGNPFECDCSMEWMQRVNNLTTRQHPKIMDLPNVECIMPHARGSPIRPIVSLQPKDFLCRYETHCFALCHCCDFDACDCEMTCPSNCTCYHDQTWGTNVVDCGNQGAAAAAAGGLRPVPMDATEVYLDGNDIPELQHHVFIGRKNLKVLYANASRIATIQNRTFAGLTALQALHLEDNALQRIHGYEFENLALLRELYLQNNGLQSIANGSFAPLYSLRVLRLDGNRLVTMPLFQLQAAQGNLQALQSLSLGRNPWSCRCRFLPELTAFVADNAVIVQDPQDVYCADDGVHRELDFNVSAACSDFYAGRSVLPGDGLPETYIMLMALAVVLVCLLLLAVLMFVFREPLRFWLFSRYGVRVFGPRCEDSEKLYDAILLYSAKDAELVARSIAGELENGRPPLRLCLQHRDLPEDASHLQLLEASRASRRIVVLLSRNFLQTEWSRCELRRAVHDALRGRPHKLVVVEEGGGVLLEAENDVELVPYLKTTTVTRVRRGDRHFWEKLRYALPVEAPYRGNNYTIDHHERVKQTGGGGGGGAGGQGAAGVMFRQPPPPAYCPEIDEANYSSATTATPSPRPSRRGMVEVPTQRPPSEHIYSSIDSDYSTLECENMVMAPAGVHRPSWRAAGGAGGPGGHPGVQNGGTMHPHGAGAGGHHVQAYLV